In Corynebacterium endometrii, one DNA window encodes the following:
- a CDS encoding RNA polymerase sigma factor has translation MKHHSEADDARVTDLALRAGRGDRAALTEFIRATQDDVWRLLAHLGGAEIADDLTQETYLRVMSALPRFAARSSARTWLLSLARRAWIDNIRHDMARPRKSATEYEDAAATMPQEDASSWSEWIDVRNMIDRLPEDRREALILTQVLGYTYEEAAKIAGVRVGTIRSRVARARKDLVRER, from the coding sequence GTGAAACACCACTCCGAAGCCGATGACGCACGCGTCACTGACCTGGCGTTGCGCGCCGGCCGTGGCGACCGTGCCGCGCTTACGGAGTTCATTCGCGCAACCCAGGATGACGTGTGGCGCTTGCTCGCGCACTTAGGCGGCGCCGAGATTGCCGACGACCTGACGCAGGAAACCTATCTGCGCGTCATGTCCGCGCTCCCCCGCTTCGCCGCACGCTCTTCGGCCCGCACCTGGCTGCTCTCACTCGCCCGGCGCGCATGGATAGATAACATCCGCCATGACATGGCGCGCCCCCGCAAGTCCGCGACCGAATATGAGGACGCCGCGGCGACCATGCCCCAGGAAGACGCCTCCTCGTGGAGCGAGTGGATTGATGTACGCAACATGATTGACAGGCTCCCCGAGGACCGCCGCGAGGCCCTCATCTTGACCCAGGTCCTGGGGTACACCTACGAGGAAGCGGCGAAGATTGCCGGCGTGCGCGTGGGCACCATCCGCTCCCGCGTGGCGCGAGCGCGCAAGGACCTAGTCCGGGAACGGTAG
- a CDS encoding aspartate kinase, translating into MALIVQKYGGSSLESAERIRAVAERIVATKKAGNDVVVVCSAMGDTTDELLDLAAAVNPVPPKREMDMLLTAGERISNALVAMAVESFGAEAQSFTGSQAGVLTTERHGNARIVDVTPGRITEALDKGKICIVAGFQGVNKETRDVTTLGRGGSDTTAVALAAALKADVCEIYSDVDGVYTADPRIVPDAQKLEQLSFEEMLEMAAVGSKILVLRSVEYARAFNVPLRVRSSYSNDPGTLIAGSMEDIPVEEAVLTGVATDKSEAKVTVLGIPDRPGEAAKVFRAVADAEINIDMVLQNVSSLEDGTTDITFTCPREDGPRAVELLSKLKAEGGWTNILYDDQVAKVSLVGAGMKSHPGVTADFTEALRDVNVNMELISTSEIRISVLTREADVDKAARALHDKFQLGGEVEATVYAGTGR; encoded by the coding sequence GTGGCCCTGATCGTGCAAAAATACGGAGGTTCATCCCTCGAATCGGCCGAGCGCATTCGCGCGGTGGCGGAGCGCATCGTGGCCACGAAAAAAGCCGGCAACGATGTGGTGGTTGTGTGCTCCGCGATGGGGGATACCACGGATGAGCTCTTGGACCTAGCCGCGGCAGTCAACCCGGTCCCGCCGAAGCGCGAGATGGACATGCTGCTTACCGCCGGTGAACGTATTTCCAACGCGCTGGTGGCCATGGCCGTGGAGTCCTTCGGCGCCGAGGCGCAGTCATTTACCGGTTCCCAGGCGGGCGTTCTTACCACCGAACGGCACGGCAATGCGCGCATTGTGGACGTGACGCCTGGTCGCATCACGGAGGCGCTGGACAAAGGCAAGATTTGCATCGTCGCCGGTTTCCAGGGCGTGAATAAGGAAACCCGTGACGTCACCACCCTGGGTCGCGGTGGCTCTGACACCACCGCCGTTGCCTTGGCGGCGGCGCTGAAGGCCGATGTGTGTGAGATTTACTCTGACGTGGATGGCGTATACACCGCCGACCCGCGCATTGTTCCGGACGCGCAAAAGCTGGAGCAGCTCTCCTTTGAGGAGATGCTGGAGATGGCGGCCGTCGGCTCCAAGATTCTTGTCCTGCGCAGCGTCGAGTACGCGCGTGCGTTTAATGTACCCCTGCGAGTTCGCTCGTCTTATAGCAATGACCCCGGCACCCTGATCGCCGGCTCGATGGAGGATATCCCTGTGGAAGAAGCAGTACTAACTGGTGTGGCAACCGACAAGTCCGAGGCCAAGGTCACCGTCCTTGGCATCCCGGACCGGCCAGGTGAGGCGGCTAAGGTCTTCCGCGCTGTTGCCGACGCGGAGATCAACATCGACATGGTTCTCCAGAACGTCTCCTCACTGGAGGATGGCACCACGGACATCACGTTTACCTGCCCACGCGAGGACGGCCCACGCGCGGTTGAGCTGCTGAGCAAGCTGAAGGCCGAGGGCGGCTGGACCAACATTTTGTACGATGACCAGGTCGCTAAGGTTTCTTTGGTCGGCGCGGGCATGAAGTCCCACCCGGGCGTGACCGCGGACTTTACCGAGGCGCTGCGTGACGTCAACGTCAACATGGAACTCATTTCCACCTCTGAGATTCGCATCTCCGTTCTGACCCGCGAGGCTGACGTGGACAAGGCCGCCAGGGCGCTGCATGACAAGTTCCAGCTCGGCGGCGAAGTGGAAGCCACCGTCTACGCGGGCACCGGCCGTTAG
- a CDS encoding aspartate-semialdehyde dehydrogenase — protein sequence MTTVAVVGATGQVGRVMRSILEERNFPADKVRFFASPRSAGTEIDFRGENIVVEDLTKVTEESVADVDIALFSAGGSTSKQWAPVFAAAGATVVDNSSAWRKDDEVPLIVSEVNGEAVKDLPKGIIANPNCTTMAAMPVLKPLHDEAGLAKLHVSSYQAVSGSGLAGVETLAKQVESIGDHNVELTHDGSKLSTNELGPYVAPIAFNALPFAGNLVDDGSLETDEEQKLRNESRKILGIPGLRVSGTCVRIPVFTGHTLTIHAEFERSITPERAKELLANAPGVTVVDVPTPLEAAGKDDSLVGRIRQDQTVDDNRGLVLVVSGDNLRKGAALNTIQIAELLV from the coding sequence ATGACTACTGTTGCAGTTGTAGGCGCCACCGGCCAGGTTGGCCGCGTGATGCGCTCCATCCTCGAAGAGCGTAACTTCCCGGCGGACAAGGTTCGCTTCTTCGCGTCCCCGCGTTCGGCGGGCACCGAGATTGACTTCCGCGGTGAGAACATCGTGGTTGAGGATTTGACCAAGGTCACCGAGGAATCCGTCGCGGATGTGGACATCGCCCTATTCTCCGCCGGTGGTTCCACCTCCAAGCAGTGGGCTCCCGTCTTTGCCGCCGCCGGCGCTACGGTCGTTGACAATTCCTCCGCTTGGCGCAAGGACGATGAGGTGCCGCTCATCGTCTCCGAGGTCAACGGCGAGGCCGTGAAGGATCTGCCGAAGGGCATTATCGCCAACCCTAATTGCACCACCATGGCGGCGATGCCGGTGCTCAAGCCGCTGCACGATGAAGCCGGCCTTGCCAAGCTGCATGTGTCCTCCTACCAGGCTGTCTCCGGTTCCGGCCTGGCCGGGGTGGAGACCCTGGCAAAGCAGGTCGAATCCATTGGTGATCATAATGTGGAGCTGACCCATGACGGCTCCAAGCTCTCCACCAACGAGCTTGGCCCTTACGTGGCGCCAATCGCATTTAACGCCCTGCCGTTTGCCGGCAACCTGGTGGATGACGGTTCCCTGGAGACCGACGAAGAGCAAAAACTGCGCAACGAGTCACGCAAGATTCTGGGCATCCCAGGGCTGCGCGTCTCCGGTACCTGCGTGCGCATCCCGGTATTTACCGGTCACACCCTGACCATCCACGCGGAATTTGAAAGGTCCATTACCCCGGAGCGCGCCAAGGAACTTCTGGCCAATGCGCCTGGCGTGACCGTGGTAGACGTTCCTACGCCGCTTGAGGCCGCAGGCAAGGATGATTCCCTGGTTGGGCGCATCCGTCAGGATCAGACCGTCGATGACAACCGTGGCCTGGTGTTGGTTGTCTCGGGCGATAACCTGCGCAAGGGCGCCGCGCTGAACACGATTCAGATTGCGGAGCTATTGGTTTAA
- a CDS encoding Rib/alpha-like domain-containing protein yields the protein MAKHRYVSSRARRRGLSIAASAVTASLVMPMVQPVIRPELAPIAQAQETQPSQDGNSPVNESGNSTVQRINADGIASGVVTSMDQLNNYVWVNRQRDANGGNYGGMVGGRLFAPGAGDFQTFNGNSEGLNGLKVLAQWMDEDGTVSPIYEATTANLSGLSGGDGSYVFHFPNFTDENGNIHEFYARPYQVRVKLWLAPGQKNPETGLELGTLRSVPGANVGLNNEGDGGAGMWTNIPQSFVYTGVFTYEYPQADPAAPNGGIYLHAPSGDPRRHDSAVQGRVDGSFADENRGSVSGRVWWETGAKDVGLLNFPNSAGETFFRAGEARVVTSVLTPAGVAAMRGIDRDLTRAEQAAIQREILEQHPEYIMETVVAYTDDEGYYSAVFNNKDWDWRYLYQHLETRDSDGNWQVQSAYSSYIDAMYGKPDAQTNIPQLWQAARHSWYNMHFAVVAQPEHKLILDKERAFTGDTVTPAISANIPREAKAEIVWRNAAGEEIARHSVNSANYEEDALSNAAFSIPAGLSADTTYRAELVIDGFIVAADSVAYSVNGPNSQAAQHAPYYETVYINERTSLGGIARNNLTNMGFIANADTLPAGTTFSVPENEGEQMVPNLRGRGISSDDDNDGGWCGGEQGQECTRASAVFVGKAKEAIDQYGEDSPFAKSAIRLGVRTSSTLTYDKAVPGSEVRIPVTVSYPDGSSEVIQAHFVYDDPEDPQNLEDAQKYSTSYAGVSVEVSAEAGATATLTPTVSQYDENGAATPAPADAVQSYAIDASAADWPAIANADDVTINNAGQLNWNVPAGTQAGAYQFPVTVTYSDGSTAKVYAPVTVTTVASAAETNAIPAYAETSVFPGEEATVGAPAYAEGEVAPEGVTFGDVIANADGTSRYPWADVQDDGTIQLAPGLDVEPGTYYIPVQMVYADGSIEQIYAPVTVKPLSELVGFTIGATDAVVGIPATSPEPIFNPLEGEGGAAKPEGTKFAASEEGQPEGYTPADSAENIEQGQYYVNPDTGEVTINARPEDFGVPVTVAITATFPDGSTADGSATFNVAEAQNTQYTPTYAEVDGVPGAVAVATPLFGDEADAPEGVGFEFTGGTPEGFTVKGSADEVSAPGDVFIDPVTGEITVVPRNEDRDSALRLPVTVTYVDGSTTVVDAVINVGDQAGSVEPFYPNGDGTRGEEVTLNLELPEQQNWPAGDRTFEVTAGDAVLGDDGSITVTVPTDGEVGSAVTGTVTVTYADGSTDEVPYSVNVANTPLEVGELEPQTVVEGNEIAPVIPSATGDAPTVAINGELPAGLTFENGTLTGTPAIDNWAEEEETRDLAVTFTITDEGDENAAEQTLTITVLRDTDDDGVPDVDDGDDDGDSIADEVDESPKEFTVTGIGAVEDQTVVEGNPVVPIPVVPVNPDSEVAVTVPEGLVYDPEAREVTGVPVVEEWDADEESRAVTVEVAVENPNGEVVSEQATVTVLRDTDDDGVPDVDDGDDDGDSIADEVDESPKEFTVTGIGAVEDQTVVEGNPVVPIPVVPVNPDSEVAVTVPEGLVYDPEAREVTGVPVVEEWDADEESRAVTVEVAVENPNGEVVSEQATVTVLRDTDDDGVPDVDDGDDDGDSIADEVDESPKEFTVTGIGAVEDQTVVEGNPVVPIPVVPVNPDSEVAVTVPEGLVYDPEAREVTGVPVVEEWDADEESRAVTVEVVVTNPGGGSMTEEIVVTVERDTDGDGEPDLRDSDDDNDGVSDIEEIEKGSDPKDDGSFPATPMVPITGIEDVAPQTVTEGKEIELIEVNPVNPESTVVVTVPEGLVYDPEAREVTGVPVVEEWDADEESRAVTVEVVVTNPGGGSMTEEIVVTVERDTDGDGEPDLRDSDDDNDGVSDIEEIERAVIRRTMVPSRRLRWFRLPVLRMLLLRR from the coding sequence ATGGCTAAACATAGGTATGTATCGTCTCGCGCTCGCCGCCGTGGACTATCAATCGCTGCCAGCGCAGTCACCGCATCGCTCGTGATGCCGATGGTGCAACCGGTCATCCGTCCCGAACTTGCCCCCATTGCCCAGGCTCAGGAGACTCAGCCATCGCAGGACGGTAACTCGCCCGTAAACGAATCCGGTAACAGCACGGTCCAGCGCATCAACGCCGACGGTATAGCCTCCGGCGTCGTGACAAGCATGGATCAGCTGAACAACTATGTGTGGGTCAACCGCCAGCGAGATGCTAACGGTGGCAACTACGGCGGCATGGTTGGCGGACGCCTGTTCGCCCCTGGCGCTGGTGACTTCCAGACTTTCAATGGAAACTCCGAAGGCCTCAACGGCCTGAAGGTGCTGGCGCAGTGGATGGATGAGGATGGCACTGTATCGCCAATCTATGAGGCCACCACCGCCAACCTGAGCGGCTTGTCCGGCGGTGACGGTTCCTATGTTTTCCACTTCCCGAACTTCACCGATGAGAATGGCAACATTCACGAGTTCTACGCCCGCCCGTATCAAGTTCGCGTCAAGTTGTGGCTGGCCCCTGGCCAGAAAAACCCAGAAACCGGCCTGGAGCTGGGCACGCTGCGTTCCGTTCCGGGTGCGAATGTAGGCCTGAACAACGAAGGTGACGGCGGCGCGGGCATGTGGACTAACATCCCGCAGTCATTTGTCTACACCGGCGTGTTTACCTACGAGTACCCCCAGGCGGATCCGGCTGCCCCGAACGGTGGGATCTACCTCCACGCTCCATCGGGTGATCCCCGCCGCCATGATTCCGCGGTCCAGGGCCGGGTTGATGGTTCTTTCGCCGATGAAAACCGTGGTTCGGTCAGCGGCCGCGTGTGGTGGGAGACCGGTGCCAAAGACGTGGGCCTGCTGAACTTCCCCAACTCAGCCGGCGAAACCTTCTTCCGTGCGGGCGAAGCCCGCGTGGTGACCTCCGTGCTTACCCCGGCCGGTGTGGCCGCCATGCGTGGGATTGATCGTGACCTGACCCGCGCCGAGCAGGCCGCTATCCAGCGTGAAATCCTGGAGCAGCACCCTGAATACATCATGGAGACCGTGGTGGCCTACACGGATGATGAGGGCTACTACTCGGCTGTGTTCAATAACAAGGACTGGGACTGGCGCTACCTGTACCAGCACCTGGAAACCAGGGATTCTGATGGCAATTGGCAGGTGCAGTCTGCATACTCCAGCTACATCGACGCCATGTACGGCAAACCTGATGCCCAGACCAACATCCCGCAGCTGTGGCAAGCCGCCCGCCATAGCTGGTACAACATGCACTTCGCCGTGGTGGCTCAGCCAGAGCACAAGCTGATCTTGGACAAAGAACGCGCTTTCACTGGTGATACGGTAACCCCAGCGATCTCCGCGAATATTCCACGTGAAGCGAAGGCGGAGATTGTGTGGCGCAACGCCGCCGGCGAGGAAATCGCTAGGCACTCCGTCAACTCGGCTAACTACGAAGAAGACGCGCTCAGTAACGCCGCTTTCTCAATCCCTGCAGGTTTGAGCGCGGATACTACCTACCGCGCCGAGCTGGTCATCGACGGCTTCATTGTTGCCGCCGATTCCGTGGCATACAGCGTCAACGGCCCCAATAGCCAAGCCGCGCAACACGCGCCGTACTACGAGACGGTATACATCAATGAGCGAACCTCGCTTGGCGGTATAGCCCGTAACAATCTGACGAACATGGGCTTCATCGCGAACGCGGATACGCTTCCCGCCGGAACCACTTTTTCCGTGCCAGAGAACGAGGGCGAACAGATGGTTCCAAACCTCCGCGGTCGTGGCATCAGTAGTGATGATGATAACGATGGCGGATGGTGTGGTGGCGAACAGGGCCAAGAATGCACTCGGGCATCGGCGGTGTTCGTTGGAAAAGCGAAAGAAGCAATAGATCAATACGGCGAGGACTCACCGTTCGCCAAGAGCGCGATCAGACTAGGTGTTCGTACGAGCAGCACTCTAACCTACGATAAGGCGGTCCCAGGCTCCGAGGTTCGCATTCCGGTCACGGTGAGCTACCCCGATGGTTCCAGCGAGGTCATCCAGGCCCACTTTGTCTACGACGACCCGGAGGATCCTCAGAATCTTGAGGATGCCCAGAAGTACTCCACGTCCTATGCGGGTGTCAGCGTAGAGGTTTCTGCTGAGGCCGGTGCAACCGCAACACTTACTCCCACCGTCAGCCAGTACGACGAAAATGGTGCAGCGACCCCAGCACCTGCCGACGCCGTGCAGAGCTATGCTATTGATGCCAGCGCGGCCGACTGGCCAGCTATCGCCAATGCAGATGATGTCACCATCAACAATGCTGGTCAATTGAACTGGAACGTCCCCGCAGGTACGCAGGCCGGCGCCTACCAGTTCCCCGTAACGGTGACCTATTCTGATGGAAGCACCGCTAAGGTGTACGCGCCGGTCACTGTTACAACGGTAGCCTCGGCGGCGGAGACCAACGCGATTCCTGCTTATGCTGAAACCAGCGTGTTCCCTGGTGAGGAAGCAACAGTTGGCGCGCCAGCGTATGCCGAAGGTGAAGTTGCTCCAGAAGGTGTGACGTTCGGCGACGTGATTGCAAACGCAGATGGCACGTCGCGCTACCCATGGGCAGATGTCCAAGATGACGGCACGATCCAGCTGGCGCCGGGCTTGGATGTGGAGCCTGGTACCTACTACATTCCTGTTCAGATGGTCTACGCTGATGGGTCAATCGAGCAGATTTATGCTCCGGTTACCGTCAAGCCGCTCAGCGAGCTTGTGGGCTTTACGATCGGTGCAACCGACGCCGTGGTCGGCATCCCTGCAACGAGCCCCGAGCCTATCTTCAACCCGCTAGAGGGCGAGGGCGGGGCAGCCAAGCCTGAAGGCACCAAGTTCGCTGCAAGCGAGGAGGGGCAGCCGGAAGGATACACCCCTGCCGACTCGGCCGAGAACATCGAGCAGGGCCAGTACTACGTGAACCCTGATACCGGTGAAGTAACGATTAATGCCCGCCCCGAAGATTTCGGTGTGCCGGTAACCGTGGCTATTACCGCGACCTTCCCTGACGGCAGCACCGCTGATGGCAGCGCTACCTTTAATGTTGCGGAAGCTCAGAACACGCAGTACACCCCCACTTACGCTGAGGTTGATGGTGTCCCGGGTGCGGTTGCCGTAGCAACTCCGCTGTTTGGCGATGAGGCTGATGCGCCGGAGGGAGTAGGTTTCGAATTCACGGGCGGAACCCCTGAAGGCTTTACGGTGAAAGGCAGTGCCGATGAAGTAAGCGCACCGGGTGATGTGTTTATTGATCCCGTCACCGGTGAAATCACTGTTGTTCCGCGCAATGAGGACAGGGACTCTGCCCTGCGCTTGCCGGTGACTGTAACCTACGTGGATGGTTCCACCACGGTTGTTGATGCAGTAATTAACGTTGGCGACCAAGCCGGTTCTGTCGAACCTTTCTACCCCAATGGTGATGGAACAAGGGGTGAGGAAGTAACCCTCAACCTCGAACTGCCCGAACAGCAGAACTGGCCAGCGGGAGACCGTACCTTCGAGGTCACTGCAGGCGATGCGGTCCTGGGCGACGATGGAAGCATCACCGTGACTGTGCCTACCGATGGTGAAGTGGGCAGCGCTGTAACCGGAACCGTAACCGTTACATACGCTGACGGTTCCACCGATGAGGTTCCATACTCTGTCAATGTGGCCAACACCCCGTTGGAGGTCGGCGAACTAGAGCCTCAGACTGTCGTTGAAGGCAATGAGATTGCCCCAGTAATCCCGAGCGCCACCGGCGATGCGCCAACCGTTGCTATCAACGGCGAACTTCCTGCTGGCCTTACCTTCGAGAATGGGACGCTAACCGGCACGCCAGCTATTGACAATTGGGCCGAGGAAGAGGAAACCCGCGACCTGGCGGTTACCTTCACAATCACGGATGAAGGCGACGAGAATGCAGCGGAGCAAACTCTAACCATCACTGTCTTGCGTGATACGGATGACGATGGTGTCCCTGATGTTGATGATGGGGATGATGATGGTGACTCGATTGCTGATGAGGTAGATGAGTCTCCTAAGGAGTTCACTGTTACTGGCATTGGTGCTGTTGAGGATCAGACTGTGGTTGAGGGCAATCCGGTTGTTCCGATTCCGGTTGTGCCTGTGAATCCGGATTCTGAGGTTGCGGTGACGGTTCCTGAGGGTCTGGTTTATGACCCGGAGGCTCGTGAGGTTACTGGTGTTCCGGTTGTTGAGGAGTGGGATGCTGATGAGGAGTCTCGTGCGGTAACTGTTGAGGTTGCGGTTGAGAATCCGAATGGTGAGGTGGTTTCTGAGCAGGCCACGGTGACTGTCTTGCGTGATACGGATGACGATGGTGTCCCTGATGTTGATGATGGGGATGATGATGGTGACTCGATTGCTGATGAGGTAGATGAGTCTCCTAAGGAGTTCACTGTTACGGGCATTGGTGCTGTTGAGGATCAGACTGTGGTTGAGGGCAATCCGGTTGTTCCGATTCCGGTTGTGCCTGTGAATCCGGATTCTGAGGTTGCGGTGACGGTTCCTGAGGGTCTGGTTTATGACCCGGAGGCTCGTGAGGTTACTGGTGTTCCGGTTGTTGAGGAGTGGGATGCTGATGAGGAGTCTCGTGCGGTAACTGTTGAGGTTGCGGTTGAGAATCCGAATGGTGAGGTGGTTTCTGAGCAGGCCACGGTGACTGTCTTGCGTGATACGGATGACGATGGTGTCCCTGATGTTGATGATGGGGATGATGATGGTGACTCGATTGCTGATGAGGTAGATGAGTCTCCTAAGGAGTTCACTGTTACGGGCATTGGTGCTGTTGAGGATCAGACTGTGGTTGAGGGCAATCCGGTTGTTCCGATTCCGGTTGTGCCTGTGAATCCGGATTCTGAGGTTGCGGTGACGGTTCCTGAGGGTCTGGTTTATGACCCGGAGGCTCGTGAGGTTACTGGTGTTCCGGTTGTTGAGGAGTGGGATGCTGATGAGGAGTCTCGTGCGGTAACTGTTGAGGTTGTTGTCACGAATCCTGGTGGTGGTTCGATGACTGAGGAGATTGTGGTCACGGTTGAGCGTGATACGGATGGCGATGGTGAGCCTGATCTGAGGGATTCGGATGATGACAATGATGGTGTCTCCGATATCGAGGAAATTGAGAAGGGCAGTGATCCGAAGGACGATGGTTCCTTCCCGGCGACTCCGATGGTTCCGATTACCGGTATTGAGGATGTTGCTCCTCAGACGGTGACGGAAGGTAAGGAGATTGAACTCATTGAGGTCAATCCTGTGAATCCGGAGTCTACGGTTGTGGTGACGGTTCCTGAGGGTCTGGTTTATGACCCGGAGGCGCGTGAGGTTACTGGTGTTCCGGTTGTTGAGGAGTGGGATGCTGATGAGGAGTCTCGTGCGGTAACTGTTGAGGTTGTTGTCACGAATCCTGGTGGTGGTTCGATGACTGAGGAGATTGTGGTCACGGTTGAGCGTGATACGGATGGCGATGGTGAGCCTGATCTGAGGGATTCGGATGATGACAATGATGGTGTCTCCGATATCGAGGAAATTGAGAGGGCAGTGATCCGAAGGACGATGGTTCCTTCCCGGCGACTCCGATGGTTCCGATTACCGGTATTGAGGATGTTGCTCCTCAGACGGTGA
- a CDS encoding YkvI family membrane protein: MLKRAIGISMAFTGVIVGAGFASGQEAMQYFVSFGEAGFWGVALAAALMMISGIAILQLGSYFQADEHTAVYDKVSGPITSKVMDWATLATLFSIGFVMFAGGGSNLQQQFGWPAWVGGLIMLVLVLLTGKLDVDKVTNVIGIITPFIIIFIVAATVYTIVTTDVDLSDANNYAMQEVETTLPNWWISALNYTGLNVLCAVSMSIVIGGNFLDGRSVGLGGLFAGFIYLVLLSLLVVSLFFVVREVNGQDLPVLEMINQINPVLTYPMTIAIFGMVFNTAVGMFYALSKRLTRNNPEKFYLFYAVSCLIGFALSFVGFKQLVGGVYPILGYLGLIVIVVMSVSWIKNRGKLNEESDRRRRARVLVARKLDPRKRFTLKNKKELSKLAAASNMDKPEFVEAVSEEILDELEADDELEDFDRENPDPSVTYVVHTEPVSQEQAADLDFDGKGADKLAKVVEKKRNKPE, translated from the coding sequence ATGCTTAAACGCGCAATAGGCATCTCCATGGCCTTTACCGGCGTTATTGTGGGCGCCGGCTTTGCTTCCGGTCAGGAAGCCATGCAGTACTTCGTCTCCTTCGGCGAGGCTGGTTTCTGGGGCGTAGCCCTGGCCGCCGCCTTGATGATGATTTCCGGTATTGCCATCTTGCAGCTTGGCTCCTACTTCCAGGCAGATGAGCACACCGCCGTCTATGACAAGGTCTCCGGGCCAATCACCTCCAAGGTGATGGACTGGGCCACACTAGCGACCTTGTTCTCCATCGGCTTTGTCATGTTCGCCGGCGGTGGATCCAACCTGCAGCAGCAGTTCGGCTGGCCGGCCTGGGTGGGCGGCCTCATTATGCTGGTGCTGGTCCTGCTAACCGGCAAGCTGGACGTGGACAAGGTCACCAACGTCATTGGCATCATCACCCCGTTCATCATTATCTTCATCGTGGCCGCGACGGTCTACACCATCGTCACCACCGACGTCGATCTCTCCGACGCTAATAACTACGCGATGCAGGAAGTTGAGACCACCCTGCCTAACTGGTGGATTTCCGCACTGAACTACACCGGCCTGAACGTGCTGTGTGCGGTGTCCATGTCCATTGTTATTGGCGGCAACTTCCTTGACGGCCGCTCCGTAGGACTTGGCGGCCTGTTCGCCGGCTTCATCTACCTGGTACTGCTGTCCCTGCTGGTAGTTTCCCTGTTCTTCGTTGTTCGCGAAGTCAACGGCCAGGATCTTCCTGTGCTTGAGATGATCAACCAGATCAACCCGGTACTGACCTACCCAATGACCATCGCCATCTTCGGCATGGTCTTCAACACCGCCGTGGGCATGTTCTACGCGCTGTCCAAGCGCCTGACCCGCAACAATCCAGAGAAGTTCTACCTGTTCTACGCCGTTTCCTGCCTGATTGGCTTTGCCCTGTCCTTCGTTGGCTTCAAGCAGCTGGTTGGCGGCGTTTACCCAATCCTGGGCTACCTCGGCCTGATAGTCATCGTGGTCATGTCCGTAAGCTGGATTAAAAACCGCGGCAAGCTCAACGAGGAATCCGACCGCCGCCGCCGTGCCCGCGTCCTGGTGGCGCGCAAGCTGGATCCACGCAAGCGCTTCACGCTCAAGAACAAGAAGGAGCTGTCCAAGCTCGCCGCCGCGTCCAATATGGACAAGCCAGAGTTCGTCGAGGCCGTCTCCGAGGAGATCCTTGATGAACTGGAGGCCGACGATGAGCTCGAGGACTTCGACCGCGAGAATCCAGACCCATCCGTGACCTACGTCGTGCACACCGAACCTGTATCCCAGGAGCAGGCCGCTGACCTGGACTTCGATGGCAAGGGCGCGGACAAGCTCGCAAAGGTTGTAGAAAAGAAGCGGAACAAACCAGAGTAG
- a CDS encoding DMT family transporter encodes MFDTLLAVTFALASSLTIAWGTVVRHKIALEANNAVMRTAIKRPLWWVGTGAAVVAYGLQILALGFGTLLIVQPILVLSLMLTLPLAAWYSKRRMAGSELLWSALLTAAVAVLIILGRPEAGMSRPPMDRWLPAIAIGIGAMAILGLASARARSKRALLLGALCGTLYGYVAVLSKAVVDIFKDEGVAVLLGSWEFYTLAASAGVGTVLQQYSFHSGPLTQSLPAMTIMEPIVAFSLGYAVLGEHFRVESAPGWSAMAIALAIMIASTVDLSQRDVRGRTVSSRGPSLPALPTPPR; translated from the coding sequence GTGTTTGACACTCTGCTGGCCGTCACCTTCGCGCTTGCCTCCTCATTGACCATCGCATGGGGCACCGTTGTGCGGCACAAGATCGCGCTTGAGGCCAACAATGCCGTCATGCGCACCGCGATAAAGCGCCCCTTATGGTGGGTTGGCACGGGTGCCGCCGTGGTGGCCTACGGCCTGCAGATCCTCGCCCTGGGATTCGGCACCCTGCTCATTGTGCAGCCCATCCTGGTCCTCTCCCTCATGCTCACCCTCCCCCTGGCCGCCTGGTATTCCAAGCGCCGCATGGCGGGATCTGAGCTCCTCTGGTCCGCCCTGCTTACCGCCGCCGTGGCCGTGCTCATCATCCTAGGCCGCCCCGAGGCCGGCATGAGCCGCCCGCCCATGGACCGCTGGCTTCCGGCTATCGCCATCGGCATTGGTGCCATGGCGATTCTTGGGCTCGCCTCCGCCCGCGCCCGCTCGAAGCGTGCGCTGCTACTTGGCGCGCTGTGCGGCACCCTGTACGGCTACGTGGCCGTGTTGTCTAAGGCCGTGGTGGACATCTTTAAAGACGAGGGCGTGGCAGTACTGCTGGGGTCTTGGGAGTTTTATACCCTTGCCGCCAGCGCCGGAGTTGGCACGGTATTGCAGCAATACTCGTTCCACTCCGGTCCACTCACCCAATCGCTGCCGGCCATGACCATCATGGAGCCCATCGTGGCCTTCAGCCTGGGTTATGCCGTGTTAGGCGAGCACTTCCGCGTGGAATCCGCTCCGGGCTGGTCCGCCATGGCCATTGCGTTGGCGATCATGATCGCCTCCACCGTGGACCTCTCCCAGCGCGATGTCCGCGGACGCACCGTATCCTCGCGCGGGCCCTCGCTTCCCGCGCTGCCGACGCCGCCCCGCTGA